GTGGGGTGCTCGGCCTTGGAAAAGGGCCGAACCAAGTTAAGCAGACTCCGGTAGGCCACAGCATGGCCCCCGGCCTGGCTCTTTCCGGAAAACCCCGGACAGTCCACCACCACGATCCTGCGTCTAGATTCTCTCTCGATTTCGCGGGCAAGGCCTGCAAGATCTTCCCCGATAAGCCCCGTTGTGCAGGTAGCGTATAGAAAGGCCCCGCGGGCCGAGGGTCTAAGGGCGAAGGCCTCACGCAGGGCCTTCCTCAGTTTATCAAGACCTCCGAAAATAATCTCTCCAGCTGTAAGTGCGGTCCCAAAGAGGTCTTTGGCCTCCCCCCGGACCATAGCTCCATAGTAACCGCAGCCCACGGGGCCATGCACCAGATGCACCGCCTCCCGTATCGGCCCGAGCACATAGCGGGCGCCGAAATAAACGCAGCTTCGCTGGGTCATGCCCCCAGGTTCGCTCGCAAGACCGCAGGGCTTGATTCTCAAAGGCATACAGCCGTAATTTCCGCAAGACTTCATTCTATTCCCCTTTATTACTGATGCGTCCGGTCGTCCGGATAGTGATGATCCAGGATGGCGTTTACGATCCGGGCCAGAAAACGTTCTCCCCCCCGATAGCCCACGATGGGTTCCCGTTGATAGCCTATCCGGTCATAAACCGGAAAACCAAACCGGACAAGCGGCACCTTTATCTCTTTCGAAATATTTACACATCGCGAGTGTCCCAAGATCACATCCGGCTTGTCGTTCTTAAGGGCGTATTCCCATTCGAACTGGTCGCTACCGTTCATGATGACCGGTTTGTAATTATATTCCTCACATACTTTCCAAATCTCTTCCGCAGCTGAAGAACTCTTGGTACCCACGAGAATGTAAGTTGGAATCATACCGAGTTCGCAGACGAAGCGCGTGGCCGCGGCCGCAAAATCCGGGTCGCCGCAGATGGCTACCTGTTTCATCATGGTGTAGTGCAGGGTATCGGCCATGGCGTCAAGGAGGATGCCCCGTTCCCAGCGTATAGCCTCCGGAATGGGCCGCCCTGAGACCTCACTTACCGTTTTGAGGAGCTCATCGGTATTGCCCACCCCTATAGGCATAGGAAGCACAAAGGCCGGCACCTTGTGACGACGGGAAAGCCATTTCGCGCCGGCTCCGCCGGCATCCGGCGAAAGAGCGAAAATAGCCTTCGCATCTCCGGCCCGCACGAACTCCTCTACCCGGGTACCTCCCGGAGGATAATAGGGGATCCTATTGGGCATACCCACCAGCGGACAGTCGAGAGTGTCACTTATATCAAAGAGGATATGAGAAGATACCCCCATGAGCTCAAAGAGATGTTTTAACTCCCGCAAATCTCCGGGCATGAGAAATCCGGGGATGAAGTATAGGTCTTCGGAAGGTTGACCGCTCTTGCGGGAAAGGGCCTTGAGGAACTCGCGTGCGGCCCGGTTGTAGCCCTCCACGTGGGATCCGGCAAAGCTCGGGGTGTTTACCACCACAAACTTCGTAAGATCAAGCACCTCCGGTCCGAATTCTTCCTCCATAAGGTCCAGGGCCTCGGCAAGAAAACTCTGGATGTCATCTCCGATGACCTCACTTGAACAGGTGGTAACGATAGCGATGAGCTCCGGTTTATAGCGGCAGACCAAGTTCCGCACTCCGCGAATAAGGTTCTTACGGCCACCGAAGACCGCGGCATCTTCATGAAAGGAGGCCGTAGCGATAGAGGCCGGTTCACGGAAGACACGGGAAAAAGTATAACGCACGTAAGTGGTGCAACCCTGGGCTCCCTGTACAAAAGGAATAGCCCTATGTACCCCCAACGTAGCCCACATGGCCCCGAAGGGCATACAGGTGCGGCTGGGATCAATACAAACTGCCCGTTTGGCAGCCGGCACCAGCTCTGGAGGTGGTGGAACATATTCCGGCGTCAAAGGCTTCTTTTCTATGCGGAGTTGTTTATAGGTTATCCCTTCTATGGGTATTTCCGATACGTGGTTTATCATGGTTCACCTCCCCATAAGTTTTAAATTTCGTTACGGGCCAGTCGCCATACCGGGGCACAAACCGCTTGGTAAATGTCTCGAGCAAAGTTCACAAACCCGCGGAAACCAGCGTACGGCCCGGCTTCGTAAGAATGTGAATTGAGGGTCGGCACCCCAAACTTACGCACAAGGTACTTCTCCTTAAGACCGGTGAGGAAAAGATCGGGTTTACAAGTCTCGATCATCTCTTCGATCTCGAACTCGTTGGGATTATCGATAACGAGAGTTCCCGGTTTTACGCGTTGGACGATCTTCTCATAGTCCTCTTTGTGTCCAAAGGTGGTCATACAAGCCACCACCTCCATCCCGAGTTCCTCCATTACCTTTGGCCAGTGCCACACCCGTGGAGCTCCCACGTAAATGGCCACCCGCTTTCCGGAAAGTCTTTCTCGATACCAGGAAAGAGCCTTCTCTATAGCCGCGGTCTCCTCCTCGATAATTTCCTCGGCCCGACGCTTCATCTTCTTTTCTCCGAACCAGGCCGCTACATCTCGTAGCGCCTTTGCGGTCTGGGAGATTCCGAAGAGGCTCACACGGACAAAAGGAATCTCGTAGCCCTCCTTTAGAAGTTCCGCGATGTAGGTAGCCGAACGTTGACAGTGAACAATATTCAATTTGGCATCCGGAAGCTTTAAAAGGTCATTGAGACGGGCATTCCCCGTAAAGACATTGAGAATCCGCAGACCCAACTTCTCAAAAAGCGGCACTACCGTAACCAAGTCCCAGTCAATGTTGTAATCACCGATGAGATTGACATCATAGGGTGTCTTCTCCTCTTCCTTCATACATACTTCCGGATGTTTCTCACGATACTTAAGAAGCCACCGGTAAAACTGAGTGTTAAATTCATGGTGTCCCTTGGACTGAGAGACTCCACAAAAACCCGGAGAGGCACAAGCAAAGATGGGCTTGCCCACCATTGCAGATACCTCTCGAGCCACCTGTTCGATATCATCCCCAATAAGGGCGGTGGAACAGGTGTTATAGATAATGGCTCCCTGAGCACCGGGATTGATGCGAAAGGCCTCAAGTAGGGCCCTCTTCAGTTTTTCCGCACCGCCGAAAATGATATCTTGTTCGGTCATGGCCGTGGTGTAGCAGTGGCGGCGGTGGTTGGCCTCGTTTTCAAGCACTCCGGGAGCGGCCCAGTTGTAAACGTCTCCTAGATGGCGGCGCGTGCCCCAGGTGTAATAACCGCAGCCTACCGGGGCGTGTATCATCTGAATTACATCCGTAATTGGTCCGCCCACGACCCCGCGGGCCCCGGCAAAGGCTCACCCACGCTCCGTAAGATCACCCGGTACGGTAGGAGCATTACATCTGGGTATGGTCTTCCTGTCCTCATCTACGATGCAAACATGCTTTATCCTTTCAGGGATGCAGGCATCACATTTCATCTGATAGTAACCCATGGCGTCCCTCCTTTATTTTTTTAAGATATGGCAGCCGCCCATAGAATTGTCTGTAAGGAATCGCCTTCACCTGGAACACCAGCGGCATCGGCCCGGCAGCGCCGACAAGAGAGAAACTGAGGCATGAACCGGGAGGCCAACCGTCTAGCCCAGCGGAGTTCGGCCTCCGTGGGTGGCCGCCGGTCACGAAAACGTCCCAGAGGAATGAGGGGGATGATGTTCATGAGATGGGCCCCGGTCTCCCATACCCTACGGGCAATTTCACCTACTTCCGCATCATTTATTCCCGGCACGAGCACGGTGTTGACCTTGATCCGGATACCCGCCTTCGCGGCCTCCCTCAAACCTTCCATCTGGCAAGAAAGAATCGCTTCTGCGGCCTCTTTTCCGGTAAGCTTCTTCCCCTGGTAACGCACCCAAAGGTAGAATTTGGAGGCGGTCTCTAGGGTGGCAGCGTTCACCGTAACGGTAAGAAACTGTACTCCAAGAGAAACCAAGTCCGGGAGTTTTTCTTTGAGTAAAAGACCGTTGGTGGAAACGCAGAATTTGAGTCTCGGAAAGGCCTCTCGCACCCGTGAGAGTGCCCGAAAAGTCTCTTCGTTAGCCAACGGATCTCCTGGGCCGGCCACACCTATCACCTCTATGCGAGGTTCAAGCGTAAGGGCCATCTCCACATAGTCTGGAGCCTCTTCAGGAGGGATTACCCGGCGCGCGGTCCCGGGCCGATTTTCACTCACGCAGGGATACCGTCGATCACAATAGGCACACTGCACATTGCACCGCGGAGCTACCGGAAGGTGAAGTCTTCCTACTGTCCGATGAGCAGTCTCATCAAAACATGGATGTCTGATCATTTGATAACCTCCTTTTCCTATCTTAGAAAAGGGCCTCAAGGCCCTCCTCACCGTTGCGGACTCTAAAGACCCCTTCCATCGGGAGCACAAAGATCTTGCCGTCTCCGTGCTCACCGCTCTGATTTACTCGAATAATTCTTTCCACTACCTTGGGAACCATGGCCTCCGGCACCACTACCAAAAGGAGCCTTTTGGGTATGAAACCATAAGAGGAAGTCTCGAGCTTTTCGGCCACTTCAGGGCTTACCCTATAGGCGAGTTCCTTGAGCCTTCCTCCCTGTTTTCCTCGGCCAAGCACCTTAAAGGCCGTAAAGGAGGGAAATCCCATCTCCTCCAGGGCCTTCTTGGTGGCAAGCATTTTGTTGGGTCTCACAATGGCTATAATCTCCTTTAAGGCCATGATTCACCTCCTAGAGTTCGGCCTTTCCGGTGCGGATGGTATAGGCCTCTTCCACCGGCGAGACAAAGATCTTGCCATCTCCGAAGCGCCCGGTGCGGGCGGCCTCCATAATGGTAGTACAGACCCGCTCGACCTCTTCGTCCGGAACCACCAGGAGAAGGAGGCTTTTGGGGAGCTCGTCGTAAACCACTTCTCCCACCGTAAGGCCCCCCTGCTTTCCTCGTCCTACTACGTCCACCCTGGTTAGGGCCAGAAAGCCCTCCTGGGCCAGGGCCTCCACCACCTCTTCCGTCTTTTCCGGTCTTATGACGGCTTTGATCATCTTCATGATTTGCCTCCTTAGGAGATTTCCGGCCTGCTAGACCAGACCGTATTTCACCACCAAGCTTTCGAGCTCGTCCATGGAAAGCGGTTTCGGAATAACGAGGTCTCGGTTTTCCATGATGCGGCGGGCGAGCTCTTTGTAAGCCTGGGCCTGAGGATGTTCAGGTTCATATTCCACCACGGTCTTACGGTTGAATTCGGCCTTCTGGACGA
This portion of the Thermosulfurimonas marina genome encodes:
- a CDS encoding nitrogenase component 1; this translates as MINHVSEIPIEGITYKQLRIEKKPLTPEYVPPPPELVPAAKRAVCIDPSRTCMPFGAMWATLGVHRAIPFVQGAQGCTTYVRYTFSRVFREPASIATASFHEDAAVFGGRKNLIRGVRNLVCRYKPELIAIVTTCSSEVIGDDIQSFLAEALDLMEEEFGPEVLDLTKFVVVNTPSFAGSHVEGYNRAAREFLKALSRKSGQPSEDLYFIPGFLMPGDLRELKHLFELMGVSSHILFDISDTLDCPLVGMPNRIPYYPPGGTRVEEFVRAGDAKAIFALSPDAGGAGAKWLSRRHKVPAFVLPMPIGVGNTDELLKTVSEVSGRPIPEAIRWERGILLDAMADTLHYTMMKQVAICGDPDFAAAATRFVCELGMIPTYILVGTKSSSAAEEIWKVCEEYNYKPVIMNGSDQFEWEYALKNDKPDVILGHSRCVNISKEIKVPLVRFGFPVYDRIGYQREPIVGYRGGERFLARIVNAILDHHYPDDRTHQ
- a CDS encoding P-II family nitrogen regulator, producing MALKEIIAIVRPNKMLATKKALEEMGFPSFTAFKVLGRGKQGGRLKELAYRVSPEVAEKLETSSYGFIPKRLLLVVVPEAMVPKVVERIIRVNQSGEHGDGKIFVLPMEGVFRVRNGEEGLEALF
- a CDS encoding nitrogenase component I subunit alpha, whose protein sequence is MGYYQMKCDACIPERIKHVCIVDEDRKTIPRCNAPTVPGDLTERGUAFAGARGVVGGPITDVIQMIHAPVGCGYYTWGTRRHLGDVYNWAAPGVLENEANHRRHCYTTAMTEQDIIFGGAEKLKRALLEAFRINPGAQGAIIYNTCSTALIGDDIEQVAREVSAMVGKPIFACASPGFCGVSQSKGHHEFNTQFYRWLLKYREKHPEVCMKEEEKTPYDVNLIGDYNIDWDLVTVVPLFEKLGLRILNVFTGNARLNDLLKLPDAKLNIVHCQRSATYIAELLKEGYEIPFVRVSLFGISQTAKALRDVAAWFGEKKMKRRAEEIIEEETAAIEKALSWYRERLSGKRVAIYVGAPRVWHWPKVMEELGMEVVACMTTFGHKEDYEKIVQRVKPGTLVIDNPNEFEIEEMIETCKPDLFLTGLKEKYLVRKFGVPTLNSHSYEAGPYAGFRGFVNFARDIYQAVCAPVWRLARNEI
- a CDS encoding P-II family nitrogen regulator; amino-acid sequence: MKMIKAVIRPEKTEEVVEALAQEGFLALTRVDVVGRGKQGGLTVGEVVYDELPKSLLLLVVPDEEVERVCTTIMEAARTGRFGDGKIFVSPVEEAYTIRTGKAEL
- a CDS encoding radical SAM protein, with amino-acid sequence MIRHPCFDETAHRTVGRLHLPVAPRCNVQCAYCDRRYPCVSENRPGTARRVIPPEEAPDYVEMALTLEPRIEVIGVAGPGDPLANEETFRALSRVREAFPRLKFCVSTNGLLLKEKLPDLVSLGVQFLTVTVNAATLETASKFYLWVRYQGKKLTGKEAAEAILSCQMEGLREAAKAGIRIKVNTVLVPGINDAEVGEIARRVWETGAHLMNIIPLIPLGRFRDRRPPTEAELRWARRLASRFMPQFLSCRRCRADAAGVPGEGDSLQTILWAAAIS